One stretch of Streptomyces hygroscopicus DNA includes these proteins:
- a CDS encoding peptidase S8/S53 subtilisin kexin sedolisin, translating to MRRLRRFLAVVGAAGVMGAMAAPVASGRPSQAAAEAPPVRTQQHTVTLITGDTVSVTTGADGKYAVEVKRGAGRESVEFVANQKGKEISVVPVDALRLLSANKLDASLFNITQLVKQGYDDKKTGSIPVIATYRAKAAHPAPEGARKTLSLPSVDGAAFSARKADAAGFWADISHDKGLRKIWLDRKVKASLDVSVPQIGAPEMWKAGYDGKGVKVAVLDTGIDTTHPDVKDAIEDSKSFVPDQTVTDGHGHGTHVADTIAGGGAGSGGKYKGVAPGAKLLVGKVMNDAGEGYSSWIIEGMEWAASSGAKIISMSLGGPASGPSDPLSEAVDQLSASSGALFVIAAGNSGPFEGTVETPGIADSALTVGAVDKSDKWATFSSRGPRSGDYAVKPEITAPGVDITAARAAGTSMGTPVDDLYTTASGTSMATPHVAGAAAIVAEVHPDWTGSQLKEALASTAKTSAADGPFTQGDGRVDVPRAATQGVFGTPTLSYGQYAYDADQPDARTIRYTNATAKPVTLKLASSVGGDSLSLGSDTVTVPANGAVKVPVTVDPVKADKGRHAGFITATGDDGAGGAVKVTTAVAYEKGEKLYDLKVTLLDREGNQTPSALYTLQELGDASQNQFGYMRGSDSFQLPAGTYSLATWIPVLDSGRHETSTSIVGDPQIELTGDTSLTLDARKAVEIRPQTKEKDVESQGVTTSWHREREGGSSFGLTYIMGKWKKHIYAAPTEKVTDGLFEFYTRWRLEKTELTASVTSPERVALNPVYANTYTGWPVKIDGKHKVRLVSAGAGTPEDFEGLDVKGKAVLMGLAPDGWPQDAVANATKAGAAYAIVYRKTTAGQWITAVDSATIPVMSVPGEEGDRLLSLLTADGGKGKVTVELGGTAVSPFVYDVLLPEADAIGEDLTYPVDSRNTTKVTARYHGGVKGWIGAEATHTFRPYQLFSLESAYEVPLGTQRTEYYTADPGTRVWRTVKQDYDSGGGRQWSPLVTYRPGTKQTVDWLAPVIRPTTAAEFGVSQREGDELTLAIPEFADSGPGHYGSSGGVAQGFDTVKTNLYADGKPVGEAPYGSGTFQVPAGKAAYRLTIDARRKADWSAYSTRTSTRWDFASAHTARATALPLLSIDYDLGVDLLGQARAGRKFGFGVTPRQQEGADATKLTGAKAWASYDDGTTWKKVELTRSGTGYRATVGHPRLGATNGFVSLRLQAADADGNRIDQTVIRAYGLK from the coding sequence ATGCGAAGATTGCGTCGCTTCTTGGCTGTGGTGGGCGCCGCCGGTGTGATGGGCGCCATGGCCGCCCCGGTGGCCAGCGGCCGGCCGTCCCAGGCCGCCGCGGAGGCCCCACCGGTCCGTACGCAGCAGCACACGGTCACCCTGATCACCGGCGACACGGTCAGCGTCACCACCGGCGCCGACGGAAAGTACGCCGTGGAGGTGAAACGAGGCGCGGGCCGCGAGTCGGTGGAATTCGTGGCCAACCAGAAGGGCAAGGAGATCAGCGTCGTCCCGGTCGACGCTCTCCGGCTGCTCTCCGCGAACAAGCTCGACGCGAGCCTGTTCAACATCACGCAGCTCGTCAAACAGGGCTACGACGACAAGAAGACCGGCTCGATCCCGGTCATCGCCACCTATCGCGCCAAGGCCGCGCACCCGGCCCCCGAGGGCGCGCGCAAGACCCTGAGCCTGCCCAGCGTGGACGGCGCGGCGTTCAGCGCCAGGAAGGCCGACGCGGCGGGCTTCTGGGCCGACATCAGCCATGACAAGGGGTTACGGAAGATCTGGCTGGACCGGAAGGTCAAGGCGTCGCTCGACGTCAGCGTCCCGCAGATCGGCGCCCCGGAGATGTGGAAGGCCGGATACGACGGCAAGGGCGTGAAGGTCGCCGTGCTGGACACCGGCATCGACACCACGCATCCGGACGTCAAGGACGCCATCGAGGACTCCAAGAGCTTCGTCCCGGACCAGACCGTAACGGACGGCCACGGCCACGGCACCCATGTGGCGGACACCATCGCGGGCGGCGGCGCCGGATCCGGCGGGAAGTACAAGGGCGTGGCGCCGGGCGCGAAGCTGCTGGTCGGCAAGGTGATGAATGACGCGGGCGAGGGCTACTCGTCGTGGATCATCGAGGGCATGGAGTGGGCCGCGTCGTCCGGCGCGAAGATCATCTCCATGTCGCTCGGCGGACCGGCGTCCGGCCCCTCGGACCCGCTGAGCGAGGCGGTCGACCAGTTGTCGGCGTCCTCCGGGGCGCTGTTCGTGATCGCGGCGGGCAACTCCGGACCGTTCGAAGGGACCGTGGAGACTCCCGGCATCGCCGACTCGGCCCTCACCGTCGGCGCCGTCGACAAGTCCGACAAGTGGGCCACCTTCTCCAGCCGTGGGCCGCGCTCCGGCGACTACGCGGTCAAGCCCGAGATCACCGCGCCGGGTGTGGACATCACGGCGGCCCGCGCGGCCGGTACGTCCATGGGCACGCCGGTCGACGACCTCTACACCACGGCGAGCGGCACCTCCATGGCGACGCCGCATGTCGCGGGCGCGGCGGCGATCGTCGCGGAGGTCCACCCCGACTGGACCGGCTCGCAGCTCAAGGAGGCCCTGGCCAGCACCGCCAAGACCAGCGCGGCGGACGGCCCCTTCACCCAGGGCGACGGCCGGGTCGACGTGCCGCGCGCGGCCACCCAGGGCGTCTTCGGGACCCCGACCCTCAGCTACGGCCAGTACGCGTACGACGCCGACCAGCCCGACGCCAGGACCATCAGGTACACCAACGCCACCGCGAAGCCGGTGACGCTGAAGCTGGCGTCCTCGGTCGGCGGCGACTCCCTCTCGCTCGGCTCCGACACCGTGACCGTGCCCGCGAACGGCGCCGTCAAGGTCCCGGTCACCGTCGACCCGGTCAAGGCGGACAAGGGCCGCCACGCCGGGTTCATCACGGCGACCGGCGACGACGGCGCGGGCGGCGCGGTCAAGGTGACCACGGCGGTCGCCTACGAGAAGGGGGAGAAGCTCTACGACCTCAAGGTCACGCTGCTGGACCGCGAGGGCAACCAGACGCCCAGCGCGCTCTACACACTCCAGGAACTCGGCGACGCGAGCCAGAACCAGTTCGGCTACATGCGCGGCTCCGACTCCTTCCAGCTCCCGGCCGGCACATACTCCCTCGCCACCTGGATCCCGGTGCTCGACAGCGGCAGGCACGAGACCTCGACGAGCATCGTGGGCGATCCGCAGATCGAGCTGACGGGCGACACCTCCCTCACCCTCGACGCCCGCAAGGCCGTCGAGATCAGGCCACAGACCAAGGAGAAGGACGTCGAATCCCAGGGCGTCACGACCTCCTGGCACCGGGAGCGCGAGGGCGGCAGTTCCTTCGGCCTGACCTACATCATGGGCAAGTGGAAGAAGCACATCTACGCGGCGCCGACCGAGAAGGTCACCGACGGCCTCTTCGAGTTCTACACCAGGTGGCGGCTGGAGAAGACCGAGCTGACCGCGAGCGTCACCAGCCCCGAACGGGTGGCGCTGAACCCGGTCTACGCGAATACGTACACCGGCTGGCCCGTCAAGATCGACGGTAAGCACAAGGTGCGGCTGGTATCGGCCGGGGCCGGTACGCCCGAGGATTTCGAGGGCCTGGATGTGAAGGGCAAGGCCGTGCTGATGGGCCTGGCGCCCGACGGATGGCCGCAGGACGCCGTCGCCAACGCCACCAAGGCGGGCGCCGCGTACGCCATCGTGTACCGCAAGACGACGGCCGGCCAGTGGATCACCGCGGTCGACAGCGCGACGATCCCCGTCATGTCCGTGCCCGGCGAGGAGGGCGACCGGCTGCTCTCCCTGCTCACCGCGGACGGTGGCAAGGGCAAGGTGACCGTCGAACTCGGCGGCACCGCGGTCAGCCCGTTCGTGTACGACGTGTTGCTGCCGGAAGCCGACGCCATCGGCGAGGACCTCACGTACCCCGTCGACAGCCGCAACACCACCAAGGTCACCGCCCGCTACCACGGCGGGGTGAAGGGGTGGATCGGCGCCGAAGCCACCCACACCTTCCGCCCCTACCAGCTCTTCTCGCTGGAGTCTGCGTACGAGGTGCCGCTGGGAACGCAGCGCACCGAGTACTACACCGCCGACCCCGGCACCCGCGTCTGGCGCACCGTCAAGCAGGACTACGACAGCGGCGGCGGACGGCAGTGGTCGCCACTGGTGACGTATCGGCCCGGAACGAAGCAGACGGTGGACTGGCTGGCGCCCGTGATCCGTCCGACGACCGCCGCCGAGTTCGGTGTCTCGCAGCGCGAGGGCGATGAACTCACCCTCGCCATCCCGGAGTTCGCCGACTCCGGCCCCGGCCACTACGGCTCCTCGGGCGGGGTCGCCCAGGGGTTCGACACGGTGAAGACGAACCTGTACGCGGACGGCAAGCCGGTCGGCGAGGCCCCGTACGGCTCCGGCACCTTCCAGGTGCCCGCCGGAAAGGCCGCGTACCGGCTGACGATCGACGCCCGGCGAAAGGCCGACTGGTCGGCGTACTCGACCAGGACCAGTACGCGATGGGACTTCGCCTCCGCGCACACCGCCCGGGCGACGGCCCTCCCCCTGCTCTCCATCGACTACGACCTCGGCGTTGACCTGCTCGGCCAGGCCAGGGCGGGGCGAAAGTTCGGCTTCGGCGTGACCCCTCGCCAGCAGGAGGGCGCTGACGCCACGAAGCTCACCGGCGCGAAGGCATGGGCGTCCTACGACGACGGCACGACCTGGAAGAAGGTCGAGCTCACCCGCTCCGGCACGGGCTACCGGGCCACGGTCGGCCATCCCCGGCTCGGCGCCACCAACGGCTTCGTCAGCCTCCGCCTCCAGGCCGCCGACGCCGACGGCAATCGAATCGATCAAACGGTCATTCGTGCATATGGCCTGAAGTAG
- a CDS encoding LuxR family transcriptional regulator — protein MDSRASVSASDETPATSPSPWAAAGVSDFDEALYHAILHQPEAGITGWSRLLGASPPRVRRACVRLLRLGLIQAPDSTGGLRPVDPRIAVRALIRKRESESDLLAATADDMAKIYAAGLLRAEPASLVEVVRGESANAARLEELYARAEHEVCLFDSPPYLAPLTPQLDLQSEVLRRGVAYRTLYSVTSLESPDLLAYAEGMVALGEQARVLPTVPMKLLVIDGRTAMLPLTSADAGPVYSAVIVRHSALTDALQTLFEIFWQQGTPLGSTPDDGDEELSAADRRLIGLLAAGMKDEAIARHLGVSLRTLRRRVSDLQLRLAATGRFQAGVRAAHRGWA, from the coding sequence GTGGACAGCAGAGCATCCGTATCCGCGTCCGACGAGACCCCTGCCACGAGCCCGAGTCCCTGGGCCGCGGCAGGGGTCTCCGACTTCGACGAAGCGCTGTACCACGCGATCCTCCACCAGCCCGAGGCGGGCATCACCGGCTGGTCGCGACTGCTCGGCGCCTCCCCGCCGCGCGTCCGCCGCGCCTGCGTCCGGCTGCTCCGCCTCGGCCTGATCCAGGCCCCCGACTCCACCGGGGGACTGCGGCCCGTCGACCCCCGGATCGCCGTACGGGCCCTCATCCGCAAGCGCGAGAGCGAATCCGACCTGCTCGCCGCCACCGCCGACGACATGGCCAAGATCTACGCCGCCGGGCTGCTGCGCGCCGAGCCGGCCTCGCTCGTCGAGGTCGTACGCGGCGAGAGCGCCAACGCCGCCCGGCTGGAGGAGCTGTACGCCCGCGCCGAACACGAGGTCTGCCTCTTCGACTCCCCGCCCTACCTCGCCCCGCTCACCCCGCAACTGGACCTCCAGAGCGAGGTGCTGCGCCGTGGGGTCGCCTACCGGACCCTGTACTCCGTCACCTCGCTGGAGTCCCCCGACCTGCTGGCGTACGCGGAGGGCATGGTCGCGCTCGGCGAACAGGCCCGCGTGCTGCCGACCGTCCCCATGAAGCTGCTGGTGATCGACGGCCGCACCGCGATGCTGCCGCTGACCAGCGCGGACGCCGGTCCGGTCTACTCCGCGGTGATCGTGCGGCACTCCGCCCTCACCGACGCCCTCCAGACGCTCTTCGAGATCTTCTGGCAGCAGGGGACTCCGCTGGGCAGTACGCCGGACGACGGTGACGAGGAGCTCAGCGCGGCGGACCGCCGGCTGATCGGCCTGCTGGCGGCGGGCATGAAGGACGAGGCCATCGCCCGCCACCTCGGGGTGAGTCTGCGCACCCTGCGCCGCCGGGTCAGCGACCTCCAACTCCGGCTGGCCGCCACCGGCCGCTTCCAGGCCGGTGTGCGCGCCGCCCACCGGGGCTGGGCCTGA
- a CDS encoding LysR family transcriptional regulator has product MVRRVRIEQLEYIAAVTRLGSLRRAAEELHLSQPALSETVRNLERELGVDLLERKRSGATISAEGRELLPHIVTVIEAVDRLRGAAGDQHRVSRMIRLGTVNTATVPLLIPAVREFRATHPVTQVEVVGAQQTEIHRALLEGSVDLGLVNYLRGDDIPPDLETTELLRGRPVVCLRPDSPLAARPVVSAADLLDGREPLIVMRSGYLMHRFIHRLLAGRTPSFSYSTDGAEMGKLMVAEGLGVTVLPDFSVIGDPLERGGAITHRPLADGEATEVLLVIQRRRSGSVPRAVRDLHQLFVRRAGTPTAP; this is encoded by the coding sequence ATGGTGCGCCGTGTGCGAATTGAACAGCTCGAATACATCGCCGCGGTCACCCGCCTCGGCTCACTCCGCCGCGCCGCCGAGGAACTGCACCTGTCCCAGCCGGCGCTCAGCGAGACCGTACGCAATCTCGAACGCGAACTCGGCGTGGATCTGCTGGAGCGCAAGCGCTCCGGCGCCACGATCAGCGCGGAGGGACGGGAGTTGCTGCCGCATATCGTCACCGTCATCGAGGCCGTCGACCGGCTGCGCGGCGCCGCCGGTGACCAGCACCGCGTCAGCCGGATGATCCGGCTGGGCACGGTCAACACCGCGACGGTCCCGCTGCTGATCCCGGCCGTCCGGGAGTTCCGCGCGACCCACCCGGTGACCCAGGTCGAGGTGGTGGGCGCGCAGCAGACCGAGATCCACCGGGCGCTGCTGGAGGGCAGTGTCGACCTGGGCCTGGTCAACTACCTCCGGGGGGACGACATCCCGCCCGACCTCGAGACCACCGAGCTGCTGCGCGGCCGCCCGGTGGTCTGTCTGCGCCCCGACAGCCCGCTGGCCGCCCGGCCGGTGGTGAGCGCGGCGGATCTGCTGGACGGGCGCGAGCCGCTGATCGTGATGCGTTCCGGCTATCTCATGCACCGCTTCATCCACCGGCTGCTGGCCGGGCGCACCCCGTCCTTCTCGTACTCCACCGACGGCGCCGAGATGGGCAAGCTGATGGTGGCCGAGGGGCTCGGCGTCACCGTGCTCCCCGACTTCAGCGTCATCGGCGACCCCCTGGAGCGCGGTGGCGCGATCACCCACCGGCCGCTCGCGGACGGCGAGGCCACCGAGGTGCTGCTGGTGATCCAGCGCCGCCGCTCGGGCTCCGTCCCGCGCGCCGTACGCGATCTGCATCAGCTCTTCGTACGGCGCGCGGGGACCCCTACAGCTCCCTGA
- a CDS encoding N5,N10-methylene tetrahydromethanopterin reductase — MMTEQAGPRQLVDDVVRAEQVGFDFSVTSDHYFPWLDSQGHAPYAWSVLGAAAQATSSIPLTTYVTCPTVRYHPAVVAQKAATLQLLSEGRFRLGLGSGENLNEHVVGQGWPSAAVRHEMLEEAIEIIRALFGGGYVTHHGTHYDVDSAKLWDLPDQPPPIGVAVSGPRSCRLAGRLADILIATEPKPELVGDFERNGGGGKPRIGQIPVCYDPDRDAAIARAHDQFRWFGSGWKVNSELPGPASFAGATQFVRPDDVAASIPCGDDVEEFTELIRPFVDAGFTDVALVQIGGDHQRPFLDWAEKRLLPALREL, encoded by the coding sequence ATGATGACCGAGCAGGCCGGACCACGTCAGCTCGTCGACGACGTGGTCCGGGCCGAGCAGGTCGGGTTCGACTTCTCGGTGACCTCCGACCACTACTTCCCGTGGCTGGACTCCCAGGGGCACGCCCCGTACGCCTGGAGCGTGCTGGGCGCCGCCGCGCAGGCCACCTCCTCGATCCCGCTGACGACGTATGTCACCTGCCCTACCGTGCGCTATCACCCGGCGGTGGTCGCGCAGAAGGCGGCGACGCTCCAGCTGCTGTCCGAGGGGCGGTTCCGGCTGGGGCTCGGGTCCGGCGAGAATCTGAACGAACATGTGGTCGGGCAGGGCTGGCCGTCGGCCGCTGTGCGGCACGAGATGCTGGAAGAGGCGATCGAGATCATCCGGGCGCTGTTCGGCGGCGGCTATGTCACGCACCACGGCACCCACTACGACGTCGACTCGGCGAAGCTGTGGGATCTGCCGGACCAGCCGCCGCCCATCGGCGTGGCCGTCTCCGGGCCGCGGTCCTGCCGGCTGGCCGGGCGGCTGGCCGACATCCTGATCGCCACGGAGCCCAAGCCCGAGCTGGTGGGGGACTTCGAGCGCAACGGCGGCGGCGGGAAGCCTCGGATCGGCCAGATCCCGGTCTGTTACGACCCCGACCGGGACGCGGCGATCGCCCGCGCCCATGACCAGTTCCGCTGGTTCGGGAGCGGCTGGAAGGTCAACTCGGAGCTGCCCGGGCCCGCCTCCTTCGCGGGCGCCACCCAGTTCGTCCGGCCCGACGACGTGGCCGCGTCCATTCCGTGCGGCGATGACGTCGAGGAGTTCACGGAGCTGATCCGGCCATTCGTCGACGCGGGCTTCACGGACGTCGCCCTCGTCCAGATTGGCGGTGACCATCAGCGGCCGTTCCTGGACTGGGCCGAGAAGCGGCTGCTGCCCGCGCTCAGGGAGCTGTAG
- a CDS encoding aromatic ring-opening dioxygenase LigA: MPSIPHALRRLLLIVMTATLCALGLGLGTTARAATLGNGSVTDPNIVYTGRWDLGSATAAVPNWTGGYLQTAFTGTTVKIRARDAVNFYASVDGGADVFYAGVRGTVNLTPTPLPQGNHTLRVSYRSGDTVFQGLVLDSGAGTVAPRVPSGLIEFVGDSITAGALTDRLALDSYGWKTGEQLGMRHTQIARSGYCLVGKDGCVGLASQFFKTASTGDQNWDFSRYQASAVVINLGTNDIGHGVTGAEFQSAYTALLRDIRAKYPNAALFAVQTLKKRYLTETRAAVSARNGAGDAKVYYVDTSGWLTDGTDYEDGNGHPNEAGHTKFANRLAPVISAKLGAAGVRTAAPGQPGDPNIKFSGRWDTKTSTTAYTPYWAGAYFRTGFTGRTVKLKQRNAIDLWASIDGGPATFYDEAKGTVNLTPTPLAAGNHTLQVNYQVIAGSYHGDAVFQGLTLDSGATTFTPPAPKKLIEFVGDSITVGTTTSQNARTAYGWLIGERLGADHTQIAQGGAALVDTADDRMSLEQQFTKLNPNAATPDWDFSRYQANAVVINLGTNDVGRGVSSAQFQASYASLLRKVRTAYPNAWIFALRTFSGRFGTETKAAVTASGDAKVSYVDTTGWLAADDLSDSVHPNDKGHRTITDRLAPVISAKLGT, encoded by the coding sequence ATGCCATCGATCCCGCACGCCTTACGCAGACTCTTACTTATTGTCATGACCGCGACGCTTTGCGCGCTGGGGCTGGGCCTCGGCACCACCGCACGGGCAGCGACCCTGGGGAACGGCTCGGTGACCGACCCCAACATCGTCTACACCGGCCGCTGGGACCTCGGCTCCGCCACGGCCGCCGTCCCCAACTGGACCGGTGGCTACCTCCAGACGGCGTTCACCGGGACCACGGTGAAGATCAGGGCCCGGGATGCGGTGAACTTCTACGCCAGCGTCGACGGCGGCGCCGATGTCTTCTACGCGGGCGTCAGAGGCACCGTCAACCTCACCCCGACGCCACTCCCCCAGGGCAACCACACCCTCCGCGTCTCCTACCGCTCCGGTGACACCGTCTTCCAGGGCCTGGTCCTCGACTCGGGCGCGGGCACGGTCGCCCCCCGCGTCCCGTCCGGGCTCATCGAGTTCGTGGGCGACTCCATCACCGCCGGTGCCCTCACCGACCGGCTCGCGCTGGACTCCTACGGCTGGAAGACCGGCGAACAACTCGGCATGCGGCACACCCAGATCGCCCGCTCGGGCTACTGCCTGGTCGGCAAGGACGGCTGTGTGGGCCTCGCCTCCCAGTTCTTCAAGACGGCCTCGACCGGCGACCAGAACTGGGACTTCTCCCGCTACCAGGCGAGCGCGGTGGTCATCAACCTCGGCACCAACGACATCGGGCACGGCGTGACCGGCGCCGAGTTCCAGTCGGCGTACACCGCCCTCCTGCGCGACATCCGGGCGAAGTACCCGAACGCGGCGCTCTTCGCCGTCCAGACCCTCAAGAAGCGCTACCTGACGGAGACCAGGGCAGCGGTGAGCGCGCGCAACGGCGCGGGGGACGCGAAGGTGTACTACGTCGACACCAGCGGCTGGCTCACCGACGGCACGGACTACGAGGACGGCAACGGCCACCCCAACGAGGCGGGCCACACCAAGTTCGCGAACCGCCTGGCCCCGGTCATCAGCGCCAAACTGGGCGCGGCCGGTGTGCGGACCGCCGCCCCCGGCCAGCCGGGCGACCCCAACATCAAATTCAGCGGCCGCTGGGACACCAAGACCTCCACCACCGCCTACACCCCCTACTGGGCGGGCGCGTACTTCCGCACCGGCTTCACCGGCCGCACGGTCAAGCTCAAGCAGCGCAATGCGATCGACCTGTGGGCCAGCATCGACGGCGGCCCCGCCACCTTCTACGACGAGGCCAAGGGCACGGTGAACCTCACCCCCACCCCGCTCGCCGCCGGAAACCACACCCTTCAGGTCAACTACCAGGTGATCGCGGGCAGTTATCACGGTGACGCGGTCTTCCAGGGCCTGACCCTCGACAGCGGCGCCACCACCTTCACCCCACCGGCCCCGAAGAAGCTGATCGAATTCGTCGGCGACTCCATCACCGTCGGCACCACCACCTCGCAGAACGCCCGCACCGCCTACGGCTGGCTCATCGGCGAACGCCTCGGCGCCGACCACACCCAGATCGCCCAGGGCGGCGCCGCCCTCGTCGACACCGCCGACGACCGGATGAGCCTGGAGCAGCAGTTCACCAAGCTCAACCCGAACGCCGCCACGCCCGACTGGGACTTCTCCCGCTACCAGGCGAACGCGGTGGTCATCAACCTCGGCACCAACGACGTGGGGCGCGGCGTGTCCTCGGCGCAGTTCCAGGCGTCGTACGCGAGCCTCCTCCGTAAGGTCCGCACCGCCTACCCGAACGCCTGGATCTTCGCCCTGCGCACCTTCAGCGGCCGGTTCGGCACCGAGACCAAGGCCGCCGTCACCGCCTCCGGCGACGCCAAGGTCTCCTATGTCGACACCACCGGCTGGCTCGCCGCCGACGACCTCTCGGACTCGGTCCACCCCAACGACAAGGGCCACCGCACCATCACCGACCGCCTGGCCCCGGTCATCTCCGCCAAGCTCGGGACATGA
- a CDS encoding IclR family transcriptional regulator: MCAMAETGGVREVKSAGRTVELLELLAARGEQPARLRELAEELGVPRSSMYALLKTLIDRGWVRTDVTGSLYGIGIRALLTGTSYLDSDPRVRAARPYLDEASDALGETIHLARLDGGDVVYLATRESHEYLRPFSRVGRRLPAHVGALGKALLAERTDGELPLKGEELEPMTPNTHRTRAALVADLARVRERGHAVDREEGVVGIVGFGFALRYDVPAVDAISCSVPTARLTEGREERIVEVMREIRAKIEAVVPRGTGTGPQWRP; this comes from the coding sequence ATGTGCGCCATGGCGGAAACCGGTGGGGTGCGCGAGGTGAAGTCCGCGGGCCGCACCGTGGAACTGCTGGAGCTGCTCGCCGCGCGCGGCGAGCAGCCGGCCCGGCTGCGTGAACTCGCCGAGGAGCTCGGCGTCCCGCGCAGCAGTATGTACGCCCTCCTCAAGACCCTGATCGACCGCGGCTGGGTGCGCACCGACGTCACCGGCTCGCTGTACGGCATCGGCATCCGCGCGCTGCTCACCGGCACCAGCTATCTGGACAGCGATCCGCGGGTGCGGGCGGCGCGGCCGTATCTGGACGAGGCGTCCGACGCGCTGGGCGAGACCATTCACCTCGCCCGGCTGGACGGCGGCGATGTCGTCTATCTCGCCACGCGTGAGTCGCATGAGTACCTCCGCCCCTTCAGTCGCGTCGGGCGGCGCCTCCCGGCCCATGTGGGGGCCCTGGGGAAGGCGCTGCTCGCCGAGCGGACCGACGGCGAACTTCCCCTGAAGGGCGAGGAGTTGGAGCCGATGACGCCCAACACCCACCGCACCCGCGCCGCGCTCGTCGCCGATCTGGCGCGGGTGCGGGAGCGGGGCCACGCGGTCGACCGGGAGGAGGGGGTGGTGGGCATCGTGGGCTTCGGTTTCGCCCTGCGGTACGACGTCCCGGCGGTGGACGCGATCAGCTGCTCGGTGCCGACGGCCCGGCTGACGGAGGGGCGGGAGGAGCGGATCGTCGAGGTGATGCGGGAGATCCGGGCGAAGATCGAGGCGGTCGTGCCGAGGGGTACCGGCACGGGCCCGCAGTGGCGCCCGTAG